The following coding sequences are from one Chrysemys picta bellii isolate R12L10 unplaced genomic scaffold, ASM1138683v2 scaf313, whole genome shotgun sequence window:
- the LOC135978571 gene encoding uncharacterized protein LOC135978571, which yields MPHAQGFKACATCRRPMPLSDPHASCLRCLGEAHQKERCKICKAFKPRTKKERDFRLKQLLMETALQPSTSTAPSASVRSAPVSVREPAPAGHSKTAAPTQRGSARRRSSSPAKVKGQPKARGRSPHKKAAPVKTSSAPKADTASSRTPVVAPAPKGPSSPGMSASSDDEGLEELVEQPSTPDTFVAAKDLIALSVEAPVRAEGAPPMLPRRGKPAMVRPSRSPSRHRSRDWSRSSSASVDSRLPPAQEAPQQSGFSKRSAPTQQPSTSRHREALAARYPRPTSHSRSRSRDHRYRSRSRSTRRHSRSWSRRRYSPRSDRHRPTAPPWPSRSPSVVSGTDSDRYGGVARRSQTSRDYGQSQWGQPSQWPFWTLWAYHQQGPPSRASRSGPSRYRSRSPRHRPPSYREATVSRPPEREGVDSAPSTVPSQSHAAGQAAEEQLAEPGLQDNEDGQKAPTSSSSPDEAVAGTLVSGPPPIDHQAHQDLLRRVALNLGLQAEETVEQDDPMVDILSPEGPSRVALPIIRTVQSNYKTVWQTPASSAPTAKGVERKYFAPSRGFDFLFLHPSPCSLVVSAVNEKERHGQQAPAPKGKEAKRLDLFGRKVYSSGGLQLRIANQQAILNRHSFNSWASVAKFKDSLPPDAHQEFTALVDEGMAVAKTSLQAALDSADAAARTIASGVVMRRSAWLQASGLPPEVQTTLQDLPFEGSGLFSDQTDARLHSLKDSRATLKSLGMHTPVTQRKPFKPQPPQRHYHPRPRHEPYRRRGRDNRRRRNNTPNQGQNHGQGKPQPGNKPGF from the coding sequence ATGCCACACGCCCAGGGTTTTAAGGCCtgtgccacgtgccgcaggcctatgccattgagcgacccccacgcttCGTGTCTgcgttgcctgggggaagctcaccagaaagagcgctgcaagatctgcaaggcctttaagcccagaactaaaaaagagagggactttcgccttaagcagctgctcatggagacggcgttacagccctccacttcgacggcaccgtctgcctccgtgcggagcgccccggtttcggtgcgggaaccggcgccggcgggtcactCGAAGACCGCGGCACCGACCCAGCGGGGAAGTGCACGACGCCGATCGTCTTCGCCGGCGAAAGTGAAGGGCCAACCTAAGGCCCGCGGTCGCTCCCCGCATAAGAAGGCGGCACCGGTAAagacctcgagtgcccctaaggccgaCACGGCCTCATCAaggaccccggtagtggctccggcgccgaaggGCCCGTCAAGCCCCGGGATGAGCGCGTCGAGCGACgatgaagggctggaggaacttgtggaacagccctccactccggacacgtttgtggcagctaaggacctcatcgcCTTGTCCGTTGAGGCCCCAGTACGCGCTGAAGGTGCCCCGCCTATGCTGCCGcgcagaggcaagccggcgatggtgcgcccatcacggtcgccgtctcggcaccgTTCCAGGGActggtcccggtcgagctccgcctcggtggactcccggttgcccccGGCGCAagaagcaccgcagcagtcgggcttcagcAAACgatcggcaccgactcagcaaccgagcacgagtcggcaccgcgaagCATTGGCGGCTCGTTACCCAAGGCCGACCAGCCATAGCCGTTCCCGGTCCCGTGATCAccggtaccgttccaggtccaggtcgacGAGGCGCcattccaggtcctggtcgcgaaGGCGCTACTCTCCAAGATCGGACCGGCACCGTCCTACGGCTCcaccgtggccttccaggtcaccgtccgtggtctcggggaCTGACTCAGACCGATACGGCGGGGTTGCCCGTAGGTCACAGACCAGCAGGGACTACGGACAGTCACAATGGGGCCagccgagccaatggccattctggacactctgggcctaccaccaacaagggcccccatcgagggcctcgagatccgggccatcccggtaccgatcccgctccccgcggcaccgtccgccatcgtatagggaggcaacggtctctagaccaccggagcgggaaggagtggactcggcaccgagtacggTACCGTCCCAATCCCACGCGGCGGGTCAGGCCGCAGaggagcaattggctgagcccggATTGCAGGAtaatgaggatgggcagaaggccccgacctcttcctcctcgccagatGAGGCGGTTGCGGGCACAttggtgtccggccctcccccgattgaccatcaGGCACAtcaagacctgcttcgccgggtagccctcaatctgggtttgcaggcggaggagaccgtagagcaggacgaccccatggtcgatatcctgagcccagagggcccctccagagtcgctctcccgattatacggacagtacagtccaactataagacggtgtggcaaacaccggcctccagtgcaccaactgcaaaaggcgtggagagaaaatacttcgccccatctagagggtttgacttcctctttctacatccgtccccctgttcgctggtggtctcggcggtaaACGAGAAAGagcggcatggccagcaagctcctgcccccaagggcaaggaagctaagagattggacttattcgggaggaaagtctattcatcGGGAGGCCTTCAActgaggatcgccaatcagcaggcgattctaaacaggCACAGTTTTAACTCCTGGGCATCAGtcgccaagtttaaggactccctcccacctgacgctcatcaggagttcacggccctggtggatgaGGGAATGGCAGTGGCCAAGACCTCTTTACAGGCCGCTCTAGACTCAGCCGACGCTGCGGCTAGAACAATTGCGTCGGGagtcgtgatgaggcgttcggcgtggTTGCAGGCTTCAGGTCTCCCGCCGGAGGTACAGACCacgctgcaggacctcccgtttgaaggttcgggcttgttttccgaccagacggacgccaggctgcatagccttaaggactcacgagcgacccttaagtcgttgggtatgcacacGCCGGTGACGCAGCGTAAGCCCTTCAAGCCCCAGCCGCCGCAAAGGCATTACCACCCTCGGCCCCGACACGAGCCTtaccgccgtcgaggcagggataacaggcggagacgaaacaatacgcctaaccagggccagaaTCATGGCCAGGGCAAGCCACAGCCGGgaaataaaccaggcttttga